The following are encoded in a window of Mustela nigripes isolate SB6536 chromosome 3, MUSNIG.SB6536, whole genome shotgun sequence genomic DNA:
- the PI15 gene encoding peptidase inhibitor 15, translating to MIAVSAVSSALLFSLLCEASAVVLLNSTDSSPPTNNFTDIEAALKAQLDSADIPKARRKRYISQNDMIAILDYHNQVRGKVFPPAANMEYMVWDENLAKSAEAWAATCIWDHGPSYLLRFLGQNLSVRTGRYRSILQLVKPWYDEVKDYAFPYPQDCNPRCPMRCFGPMCTHYTQMVWATSNRVGCAIHTCQNMNVWGAVWRRAVYLVCNYAPKGNWIGEAPYKVGVPCSACPPSYGGSCTDNLCFPGVTSNYLYWFK from the exons ATGATAGCAGTCTCTGCAGTCAGCAGTGCACTCctgttctcccttctctgtgaAGCAAGTGCCGTGGTCTTACTCAATTCCACTGACTCATCCCCGCCAACCAATAATTTCACTGATATTGAAGCAGCACTGAAAGCACAACTAGATTCTGCGGATATCCCCAAAGCCAGGCGGAAGCGCTACATTTCGCAGAATGACATGATCGCCATTCTTGATTACCATAATCAAGTTCGGGGCAAGGTGTTCCCACCGGCAGCAAACATGGAATATATG GTTTGGGATGAAAATCTTGCAAAATCTGCAGAGGCGTGGGCAGCTACTTGCATTTGGGACCATGGACCTTCTTATTTACTGAGATTTTTGGGCCAAAACCTTTCTGTACGAACTGGAAG ATATCGCTCTATTCTCCAGTTGGTCAAGCCGTGGTATGATGAGGTGAAAGATTATGCTTTCCCATATCCTCAGGATTGCAACCCCAGATGTCCTATGAGATGTTTTGGCCCCATGTGCACACATTATACACAG ATGGTTTGGGCCACCTCCAATCGGGTAGGATGTGCAATTCATACTTGTCAAAACATGAATGTCTGGGGAGCTGTGTGGCGACGTGCAGTTTACCTGGTATGCAACTATGCCCCAAA gggcAATTGGATTGGAGAAGCACCCTATAAAGTAGGAGTACCATGTTCTGCTTGCCCTCCAAGTTACGGAGGCTCTTGTACTGATAATCTTTGTTTTCCAGGAGTAACATCAAACTACCTATACTGGTTTAAATAA